Proteins encoded together in one Penicillium digitatum chromosome 1, complete sequence window:
- a CDS encoding Pyrroline-5-carboxylate reductase, producing MPGRCDNVGAQMPHQSFTKVRDSPITHLDRTTLVDPFQLYVYAMPSIHKSKLAFIGGGNMAFAIVGGLLSKGVNKQNICVSEPWEVNREKMAALGVRTTTSNVDAGGDADLVIIAVKPQVTKGVCQELGGAWSPRATLPVVVSIAAGITLDSLKEWLTTSDGRTAHTVRVMPNTPALVGEGASGAFASTDVTPDEKELVNGLLGSVSKATEWVDREELLDVVTGLSGSGPAYFFAMVEHLVASATALGLPEEQATRLATQTCLGAGKMLVESSDAPSQLRKNVTSPNGTTHAALQTFESLNFKEIVDKSVQAATARSAELGAKP from the exons ATGCCGGGCCGGTGCGATAACGTGGGTGCCCAGATGCCCCACCAAAGTTTTACAAAAGTGCGGGACTCCCCGATTACTCACTTGGACAGAACAACACTCGTGGATCCCTTTCAGCTGTATGTCTATGCAATGCCGTCCATTCACAAAAGCAAATTGGCCTTTATTGGCGGTGGCAACATGGCTTTCGCCATCGTTGGTGGCCTTTTGAGCAAAGGCGTCAACAAGCAGAATATCTGCGTCTCCGAGCCGTGGGAGGTCAACCGCGAGAAGATGGCCGCTCTAGGAGTGCGCACCACTACCTCCAACGTTGATGCTGGAGGTGATGCCGATTTAGTCATCATTgcagtcaaaccccaagtTACCAAGGGTGTTTGCCAGGAACTCGGTGGTGCCTGGTCCCCGCGCGCCACTTTGCCCGTGGTTGTCAGCATTGCTGCCGGTATTACCCTTGACAGCTTGAAGGAATGGTTGACGACGAGCGATGGTCGTACAGCCCACACTGTTCGCGTTATGCCCAACACACCCGCCCTAGTTGGTGAGGGTGCCTCGGGTGCCTTTGCTAGTACAGATGTCACCCCGGATGAAAAAGAGCTTGTCAATGGTTTGCTCGGAAGTGTTAGCAAGGCTACTGAGTGGGTGGACCGCGAAGAACTTCTCGATGTCGTCACTGGATTGTCTG GATCCGGACCTGCCTACTTCTTTGCCATGGTTGAGCACCTGGTTGCAAGTGCAACTGCTCTAGGCCTTCCCGAAGAACAAGCCACTCGGTTGGCTACACAGACATGTCTCGGTGCTGGCAAGATGTTAGTTGAGAGCTCCGACGCCCCTTCTCAGCTGCGTAAGAATGTGACTAGCCCCAATGGTACCACACATGCTGCTCTCCAGACATTTGAGTCTCTCAACTTCAAAGAGATCGTCGACAAGTCTGTTCaggctgccactgctcgCTCTGCTGAGCTCGGTGCCAAGCCATAG
- a CDS encoding Aldehyde dehydrogenase, putative, with translation MTTDAKTFEFSKFRNVINNELTTTSETRHGINPANTQPNPPVPVSTQDDLDKAVKAARDAFKSWSKTSFEERRKPLHAWADAVEANADEFAKILTMEQGKPLTQSSVEVGMAIAWIRGLTTIEIKDTVIEETEDRKIIQRHTPLGVVGAIVPWNFPVLLAVGKVVPAVYTGNTVILKPSPFTPYCALKLVELAAKFLPPGVIQCLSGEESLGPLFTAHPGIAKISFTGSTATGKRVMAACATTLKRVTLELGGNDPAIVCEDVDIDAVVPKIGTLSYLCSSQICMMIKRLYVHEKIYDEFLDKLVKFVKNLKVGDGTEADTFVGPVQNQMQYEKAKDLFSSIGTENLKTALGGSIENSSGYFIHPTIIDNPPETSRVVQEEPFAPILPVLKWSDEDDVLERANASETGLGSSVWTNDLERATRIANQLQCGIVWVNSHFDVAPNAPFGGHKQSGTGVEWGLTGLLGYCNSQTQWLKKKV, from the exons ATGACTACCGACGCCAAGACGTTCGAATTTTCT AAATTTCGCAATGTGATCAATAATGAATTGACCACGACATCGGAAACCCGGCATGGGATCAATCCTGCCAACACTCAACCTAACCCACCTGTACCTGTTTCGACCCAGGATGATCTTGACAAAGCCGTGAAAGCAGCTCGGGATGCTTTCAAGAGCTGGTCCAAGACCTCATTTGAAGAACGACGCAAACCCCTGCACGCCTGGGCCGATGCCGTTGAGGCCAATGCCGACGAATTCGCGAAAATCCTCACAATGGAACAAGGAAAGCCATTGACTCAGTCATCTGTGGAGGTGGGCATGGCAATTGCGTGGATTCGTGGTCTAACCACCATTGAGATCAAAGACACCGTCATTGAAGAAACCGAAGATAGGAAGATTATCCAACGCCACACACCACTCGGCGTGGTGGGCGCTATTGTCCCCTGGAACTTCCCTGTCCTATTAGCCGTCGGCAAAGTGGTGCCTGCGGTATACACTGGAAACACCGTTATTTTGAAGCCGTCCCCTTTCACACCTTATTGCGCCTTGAAACTGGTTGAGCTTGCGGCCAAATTCCTTCCTCCTGGTGTGATCCAATGCCTGAGTGGCGAGGAATCCCTCGGCCCGCTATTCACTGCTCATCCTGGAATTGCGAAGATCAGCTTTACCGGGTCCACTGCCACTGGAAAGCGGGTTATGGCTGCGTGTGCTACGACTCTCAAGCGAGTTACCCTCGAACTGGGTGGCAACGACCCGGCGATCGTCTGCGAGGATGTTGATATTGATGCTGTTGTCCCGAAGATTGGCACTCTTTCTTATCTTTGCAGCTCGCAGATTTGCATGATGATCAAACGACTTTATGTCCACGAGAAAATCTACGATGAGTTCTTGGACAAATTAGTCAAATTTGTCAAGAATTTGAAAGTCGGCGACGGTACCGAGGCGGACACCTTTGTAGGACCTGTTCAAAACCAGATGCAATATGAGAAAGCCAAAGACCTGTTCAGCAGCATTGGGACTGAAAACCTGAAAACTGCACTTGGAGGCTCGATCGAGAACTCTTCCGGGTACTTCATCCACCCGACCATTATTGATAATCCCCCGGAGACTTCGCGCGTGGTACAGGAGGAGCCGTTTGCTCCCATCCTGCCCGTCCTGAAATGGTCTGATGAGGACGATGTCCTTGAGCGTGCGAATGCATCAGAGACCGGATTAGGCTCTTCTGTCTGGACTAATGACTTGGAACGTGCAACTCGGATTGCAAATCAACTCCAGTGCGGTATTGTGTGGGTCAATAGCCACTTTGATGTAGCGCCAAACGCACCCTTTGGTGGCCACAAACAGAGCGGCACAGGTGTTGAATGGGGCCTTACTGGTCTGCTTGGGTACTGCAACTCGCAGACCCAATGGCTGAAGAAGAAGGTATAA
- a CDS encoding Ribonuclease III, whose amino-acid sequence MDSMGLSNSAYRSRGYQLEMLEASRKENIIVAMDTGSGKTHIAILRIIHELETCNTPDKLLWFLAPTVALSLQQHEVITSQILSVKTKLLTGLDNVDRWTEQGVWDKVLKDVRVVVSTYAVLADALGHGFVRMSRLALLIFDEAHHCTRRHPANKIMQNHYHPTLLRSGPNAVPRILGLTASPVVRSSQNELQTIEDNLNALCKTPRIHRTELLENTHRPHLERINYLPFDEEQYGFGSRLLSSLADCCRAYNIQDDPWIESLRSKNHTVELTKALETGKTFCSEQLKNFQARSRHIYEELGGWAVDFFISASIDQLQRSIQDASEMSHLDRMERIYLLELLLAMPAPVSAEEVNHASIKLEVLLNFLEKMDKPGFSGLIFAKQRVTVSVLARILSLHPKTRDRFQCAAYVGWSSDKNRKDCLGDLLHRDMQRDTLNEFRAGRKNLIVATDVLEEGIDISACSLVVCYNKPANLKSFVQRRGRARHRESTYAVMISDEDELLSLHKWQELEKAMIKAYQDDERQHQEAYEIEATEERVKERLWVEKTNALMTADDAVQHLHHFCAVLPVDEYSDNRPMFSFQENSVGLLLGTVTLPNSVHPTVRRTNGKAWWRTERAARKETAFQAYKALHSYGLVNDNLLPLTRKPELRFSDQTTLPSIVQAAEQYDPYVDLAQGWASGQLCQTRLKICSNGSVDEDLAISIILPRLTPMPHPIPLYWDSETSFELQFDPQISTFETTPEILDQMRRITALYLQAPSSRQRGDDRDFVALFIPDISHEYLGEWLTVYEGKEPALEVYSRNPNTPPMGIVRDQSKFSEPRMFNKWIAPSQVTKASPIEVECSSLPRRRNLLQKRALNVAEDGEADAPKKSYVLPAVACVIDKLPAKQGLFGLFISAILDRLEASLVAHRLNDTILKGVGIQNIDHVITAISAPIAQASTNYQRFEFFGDSVLKFTVSCQLFFRNTNWHEGYLSESRDKLVQNTRLAHAALDIGIDCFILTSRFTPRKWAAPLIRNKLEASTAKRSISTKVLADVVESLIGAAYVDGGIRKAQACLHRFLPEIDLFTTEISPLTLPPSKGASSLINHHRLAGLIGYTFKDPALLTEALTHASCEYDTSTQSYQRLEFLGDAVLDMVVMAVIAAHPVEMDQGPMTLLKHSVVNANLLAFFCMELCAPDEPTHVPQFANGEINFVPHQGQIHLWRFLRSHGPNVKSAREACLERHHGLRDEIRDALEHGSQYPWELFARLRADKFLSDIVESVLGAIFIDCGGNLDVCRAFVERIGLVWYIRRVIADGVNVVHPRNTAQNMVKGAGTLVFKRKRVESGGMATYRCSAVVNQTEIALVEGCASAEEAEVKVANVVIEHLTLHPIGST is encoded by the exons ATGGATTCTATGGGTCTGAGTAATAGTGCCTACAGGTCTCGTGGATACCAACTCGAGATGTTAGAGGCTAGCCGCAAGGAGAATATCATTGTTGCG ATGGACACGGGAAGTGGAAAGACTCACAT TGCCATTCTTCGAATTATACATGAGCTTGAGACCTGCAATACTCCCGATAAA CTTCTCTGGTTTCTTGCACCGACTGTGGCATTGAGCCTTCAACAACATGAAGTGATCACTAGCCAGATCCTCTCTGTGAAAACTAAACTCTTAACCGGTCTGGACAATGTTGATCGATGGACTGAGCAGGGTGTCTGGGACAAGGTTCTCAAGGATGTCCGCGTTGTTGTCTCGACATATGCTGTCCTTGCTGATGCTTTGGGTCATGGTTTTGTTCGCATGTCCCGACTTGCACTTCTTATCTTTGATGAGG CTCACCATTGCACCAGACGCCATCCGGCGAACAAGATCATGCAAAATCACTATCATCCTACCTTGCTGAGGTCAGGCCCAAATGCTGTGCCCAGGATCTTGGGGCTCACTGCTAGCCCGGTGGTCCGTTCAAGTCAAAATGAGCTTCA AACGATCGAAGACAACTTGAACGCGCTGTGCAAAACTCCACGTATTCATCGCACTGAGCTCTTGGAAAATACCCATCGACCTCACTTAGAGCGTATCAATTATCTACCATTCGACGAAGAACAATATGGCTTTGGAAGCCGACTGCTTTCGTCTCTAGCAGACTGTTGCAGGGCCTATAACATACAAGACGATCCGTGGATCGAATCGTTACGGTCAAAGAATCACACAGTGGAGCTGACGAAGGCCCTTGAAACAGGTAAAACTTTCTGTAGCGAGCAACTCAAGAACTTTCAGGCGCGCAGTCGTCACATTTATGAAGAGCTGGGAGGCTGGGCTGTCGACTTCTTCATCAGCGCTTCAATCGACCAACTACAACGCTCAATCCAAGATGCTAGTGAGATGTCGCATTTGGACCGAATGGAGAGGATTTACCTGTTAGAACTGCTGCTTGCAATGCCTGCTCCAGTTTCAGCCGAGGAGGTTAATCACGCATCCATCAAGCTTGAAGTCCTTCTCAATTTCCTCGAAAAAATGGATAAGCCTGGTTTTTCCGGCCTAATCTTCGCCAAACAAAGAGTAACCGTCAGCGTGTTAGCTCGCATTTTATCACTTCATCCCAAAACCAGAGATCGTTTCCAGTGTGCCGCTTATGTTGGTTGGTCGAGTGATAAAAATCGCAAGGACTGTCTTGGTGACCTACTTCATCGGGATATGCAGCGAGATACTCTCAATGAATTCAGAGCTGGCCGAAAAAATCTCATTGTCGCCACTGACGTTCTCGAAGAAGGCATTGACATAAGCGCATGCAGTTTAGTTGTTTGTTACAACAAGCCTGCAAACCTAAAGTCGTTTGTGCAGCGGCGTGGGAGGGCTCGTCATAGAGAATCTACATATGCTGTCATGATCtcagatgaagatgagtTGTTGAGTCTTCACAAATGGCAAGAACTAGAGAAAGCAATGATTAAAGCGTACCAAGATGATGAGCGACAGCACCAGGAAGCTTATGAAATCGAAGCAACTGAAGAGCGAGTGAAAGAAAGACTCTGGGTTGAAAAGACGAA CGCTCTGATGACAGCGGATGATGCAGTGCAGCATTTGCATCACTTTTGCGCCGTCTTACCTGTTGATGAGTATTCCGACAATCGACCAATGTTTTCCTTCCAAGAAAACAGCGTGGGATTGCTTTTGGGCACGGTCACATTACCAAATTCAGTGCACCCGACGGTTCGACGAACAAACGGGAAGGCCTGGTGGCGGACAGAACGAGCAGCCAGGAAAGAGACTGCATTTCAAGCCTACAAGGCCTTGCATTCGTATGGTTTGGTTAACGATAACCTCTTGCCACTGACACGAAAACCAGAGTTGAGATTTTCAGACCAGACAACTCTTCCATCTATCGTGCAAGCTGCGGAGCAGTATGACCCTTATGTAGACCTTGCACAAGGCTGGGCTTCGGGTCAGCTGTGCCAAACACGCTTGAAGATATGCAGCAATGGGTCTGTAGATGAAGATCTGGCCATCAGCATAATTTTGCCAAGATTGACTCCGATGCCACACCCCATTCCTCTCTACTGGGACTCCGAGACGTCCTTTGAACTCCAATTTGATCCTCAAATTTCAACCTTTGAGACAACACCCGAGATACTGGATCAAATGAGAAGGATCACAGCTCTCTATTTGCAGGCTCCCAGTTCGCGCCAGCGGGGAGACGACCGCGACTTTGTGGCCCTCTTCATTCCCGATATTTCGCACGAATACCTGGGAGAATGGCTTACGGTGTATGAAGGAAAAGAGCCTGCGCTGGAGGTCTACTCGAGGAACCCAAACACCCCGCCTATGGGTATTGTCCGTGATCAGTCCAAATTCAGCGAGCCACGGATGTTCAACAAATGGATTGCTCCGTCCCAGGTAACAAAGGCGTCGCCTATTGAAGTGGAATGCTCATCGCTTCCTCGTCGCCGAAATCTCCTTCAGAAACGAGCCTTGAATGTCGCCGAAGATGGAGAGGCAGACGCGCCAAAGAAGTCATACGTCCTACCTGCTGTAGCTTGCGTCATCGACAAGCTTCCAGCAAAACAGGGTCTCTTTGGACTTTTTATCTCTGCTATTTTGGACCGACTAGAGGCATCTTTGGTGGCACATCGGCTGAACGACACCATTTTGAAAGGAGTCGGAATTCAAAACATCGACCATGTCATCACGGCCATCAGTGCGCCCATTGCACAGGCCAGTACAAACTATCAAAGATTCGAGTTTTTTGGTGACTCTGTCCTTAAATTCACCGTTAGTTGCCAGCTCTTTTTCCGGAACACCAACTGGCACGAGGGGTACCTCTCGGAGAGCCGTGACAAGCTTGTCCAGAACACTCGCCTTGCTCACGCAGCTCTCGATATAGGCATTGACTGCTTTATCCTAACGAGCCGATTCACCCCGCGCAAATGGGCTGCCCCGTTGATACGGAACAAATTGGAAGCATCGACCGCCAAGAGGAGCATATCAACCAAGGTCCTGGCAGATGTTGTAGAATCCCTCATTGGCGCAGCTTATGTAGACGGTGGAATCCGCAAAGCGCAGGCCTGTCTCCATCGCTTCTTGCCGGAGATCGATCTTTTCACGACTGAAATCTCACCCCTCACCCTGCCACCAAGTAAAGGGGCGAGCAGTTTAATCAACCACCACCGGTTGGCCGGTCTGATTGGATACACTTTCAAAGACCCTGCCCTTCTAACAGAGGCGTTAACCCACGCATCCTGTGAGTACGACACATCAACACAGTCCTACCAACGCCTCGAGTTTCTCGGCGATGCCGTCCTCGACATGGTTGTCATGGCAGTGATCGCAGCCCACCCCGTAGAAATGGACCAGGGACCAATGACATTGCTCAAACATTCGGTCGTCAACGCAAACCTCCTCGCCTTCTTTTGCATGGAGCTATGCGCCCCCGACGAACCTACCCACGTCCCACAGTTCGCCAATGGCGAGATCAACTTTGTCCCACACCAGGGCCAGATCCACTTATGGCGATTCCTCCGCTCTCATGGTCCTAATGTAAAATCCGCCCGGGAAGCCTGTCTCGAGCGGCACCATGGTCTCCGTGATGAGATCCGCGATGCCCTGGAACACGGAAGCCAGTATCCGTGGGAGTTGTTCGCCCGTCTGCGTGCGGATAAGTTCCTGTCGGATATTGTCGAGAGTGTTCTTGGAGCGATCTTCATCGACTGTGGGGGCAATTTGGATGTGTGTCGTGCATTCGTTGAGCGTATCGGTCTGGTGTGGTACATCCGACGTGTCATTGCGGATGGGGTTAATGTCGTCCATCCGCGGAATACCGCGCAGAACATGGTGAAGGGAGCGGGCACCTTGGTCTTTAAGAGAAAGAGAGTTGAGTCTGGGGGTATGGCTACGTATCGGTGCTCGGCGGTGGTCAATCAGACTGAGATCGCGTTGGTGGAGGGTTGTGCGTCCGCCGAAGAGGCTGAGGTCAAGGTTGCTAATGTCGTCATTGAGCACTTGACCTTGCACCCGATAGGTTCTACATGA
- a CDS encoding Catalase-peroxidase 1 codes for MSKCPVAHTKSNVAGGGTRNTDWWPNALKLGILRQHTDATNPQSKDFDYASAFKTLDYWGLKKDLHALMTDSQEFWPADFGHYGGLFIRMAWHSAGTYRVFDGRGGGGQGQQRFAPLNSWPDNVSLDKARRLLWPIKQKYGTKISWADLLLLTGNVALESMGFKTFGFAGGRPDVWEADESVYWGSENVWFTNEARYEAETAEEKAKQSDIKTRDLEDPLAAVVMGLIYVNPEGPDGIPDPVAAARDIRITFARMAMNDEETVALIAGGHTFGKTHGAAPADSVGSEPEAAGIESQGLGWQNKYGSGVGPHAITSGLEVTWTSTPTKWSNSFLEYLFKFDWELTKSPAGANQWVAKNAENIIPDAFDSSKKHRPQMLTTDLSLRFDPAYEKISRRFLEHPDELADAFSRAWFKLLHRDMGPRARWLGPEIPKEISLWEDHIPAPTYALIDNGDIVALKNEILATGIEPTKLIATAWASASTFRGGDKRGGANGAHIRLAPQKNWDVNNPGQLKEVLELLESIQSRFNSAQNGEKRVSVADLIVLAGSAALERAAGIPVPFTPGRNDATQEQTDVESFGWLRPFADGFRNYGHSTRRVRTEQLLVDKAQQLTLSAPELTVLVGGLRSLNANWDGSNYGVFTSRPGQLSNDFFVNLLDMDTVWKPTGDDNEQFEGFDRKTGAKKWSATRVDLIFGHHAELRALSELYGSSDVQDNFKRDFVAAWAKVMNLDRYDIPCFPATGRSRL; via the exons ATGAGTAAATGTCCTGTTGCGCACACAAAGAGCAATGTTGCTGGAGGTGGTACTCG CAATACTGACTGGTGGCCTAATGCATTGAAGCTGGGGATCCTGCGCCAGCATACTGATGCCACCAACCCTCAAAGCAAGGACTTTGATTATGCCTCTGCGTTTAAGACCCTTGATTACTGGGGCCTCAAGAAGGACCTCCATGCCCTTATGACCGACTCTCAGGAGTTCTGGCCCGCTGACTTTGGTCATTATGGAGGCCTTTTTATCCGAATGGCTTGGCATAGCGCAGGAACATACAGAGTCTTCGATGGACGCGGTGGGGGTGGCCAGGGCCAGCAACGTTTTGCACCATTGAACTCATGGCCCGACAACGTCTCCCTGG ACAAGGCACGCCGACTACTTTGGCCCATCAAGCAGAAG TACGGCACAAAAATCTCATGGGCAGATCTTCTGCTTTTAACTGGCAACGTTGCCTTGGAATCTATGGGCTTCAAGACATTCGGGTTTGCCGGAGGTCGTCCTGACGTCTGGGAAGCCGATGAGTCGGTGTACTGGGGAAGTGAGAACGTCTGGTTTACTAATGAGGCCCGTTACGAGGCTGAGACCGCAGAAGAGAAGGCTAAACAGAGCGATATTAAGACTCGAGACCTCGAGGACCCACTGGCCGCGGTCGTTATGGGTTTGATTTATGTCAATCCCGAGGGTCCTGATGGAATCCCCGACCCAGTCGCTGCCGCCAGAGATATCCGTATTACATTCGCTCGTATGGCCATGAATGACGAAGAGACTGTCGCCTTGATTGCTGGTGGTCACACCTTTGGAAAAACACACGGTGCTGCCCCCGCCGATAGTGTCGGAAGCGAGCCCGAAGCTGCTGGTATTGAGTCACAGGGCCTGGGATGGCAAAACAAGTACGGCTCTGGAGTAGGACCTCATGCTATTACCAGCGGGTTGGAGGTGACATGGACAAGTACTCCTACCAAGTGGAGTAACAGCTTCTTGGAATATCTATTCAAGTTCGACTGGGAGTTGACCAAGAGTCCCGCTGGTGCGAACCAGTGGGTCGCCAAGAATGCGGAGAACATCATCCCCGATGCCTTTGATTCAAGCAAGAAGCACAGGCCTCAGATGCTGACTACTGATCTCTCTCTGCGTTTTGATCCTGCTTACGAGAAGATCTCCCGTCGATTCCTTGAGCACCCAGATGAGCTTGCCGATGCATTCTCTCGTGCGTGGTTCAAGCTTCTGCACCGTGACATGGGCCCTCGCGCTCGCTGGCTGGGTCCTGAGATTCCTAAGGAGATCTCTCTTTGGGAGGATCATATCCCTGCTCCCACCTACGCTCTGATTGACAATGGCGACATTGTTGCCCTAAAGAACGAGATTCTCGCAACCGGTATCGAGCCCACCAAGTTGATTGCCACTGCCTGGGCATCGGCGTCTACCTTCCGCGGTGGTGACAAGCGTGGAGGCGCCAACGGTGCCCATATCCGTCTCGCCCCCCAGAAGAACTGGGATGTTAACAACCCGGGCCAGTTGAAAGAAGTCCTCGAGTTGTTGGAGAGCATCCAAAGCCGCTTCAATAGTGCCCAAAACGGTGAAAAGCGCGTTTCGGTAGCTGATTTGATTGTGCTTGCTGGATCTGCTGCCCTTGAAAGAGCCGCGGGTATCCCCGTTCCCTTCACCCCTGGCCGCAATGATGCCACCCAGGAGCAAACAGATGTCGAGTCATTTGGCTGGCTCCGGCCCTTCGCCGACGGCTTCCGCAACTACGGCCACTCGACTCGCCGGGTCCGCACCGAGCAGCTCCTCGTCGACAAGGCTCAGCAGCTTACCCTCTCCGCCCCTGAATTGACCGTTCTGGTTGGTGGTTTGCGTTCTCTGAACGCTAACTGGGATGGATCAAACTACGGTGTCTTCACCTCCCGCCCTGGCCAGCTGAGTAACGACTTCTTCGTCAACCTACTCGACATGGACACTGTCTGGAAGCCAACCGGCGATGACAATGAGCAATTTGAAGGGTTTGACCGCAAGACTGGCGCCAAGAAGTGGTCTGCTACCCGTGTTGACCTGATCTTCGGTCACCATGCTGAGCTCCGTGCTCTTTCTGAGCTGTATGGTAGCTCTGATGTCCAGGATAATTTTAAGAGGGACTTTGTTGCTGCCTGGGCTAAGGTCATGAATTTGGACCGTTATGATATTCCCTGTTTCCCTGCGACCGGCCGTTCTCGCCTGTGA
- a CDS encoding Pyrroline-5-carboxylate reductase, which yields MVSFWPWKGDDNSAAFEKTLSTLSTKIAQATTRLEQQRQSSRRIKALWTLYSTFAYLFYSIILALVLGWESWGIKEYAAIAGGPVLIYGVRTLSSTIFDYRVSRIQRRLDDFQKQREETIEKLKVATKYTSTQQLLEKYGNESPKPSPGSKEQAEKEKPAQQPQYVARTGLPPPPTANIRPPPSAPQTPNDLPSLSYPSRPLELTQSAPQTPQQPLFRPSFPPQTPTDQTSFAPNAFPQNSEYIEQPHWYDRLLDVLLGEDETQPRNRMVMMCTACRLVNGQAPPGIKTPEELGRWRCCSCGAWNGMESETTKILNNLRQDAVPAEGTWEPVSKADADTQSSEGTEEGVMVASSEEDQVDSIGSDAEDQKKEEPKAAPVRRSKRGAKGSKA from the exons atggtttctttttggccCTGGAAG GGCGATGACAATTCTGCAGCTTTCGAGAAAACCCTATCCACGCTCTCGACGAAGATCGCCCAGGCCACCACGCGCCTCGAACAGCAACGTCAGTCTTCCCGGCGCATCAAGGCTCTCTGGACGCTCTACTCTACATTTGCCTATCTCTTTTACTCAATCATTCTCGCCCTGGTGCTGGGGTGGGAGAGCTGGGGAATCAAGGAATATGCAGCCATCGCAGGCGGGCCGGTCCT GATCTATGGTGTGCGCACTCTCAGCTCCACAATTTTCGACTACCGAGTTTCCCGCATCCAACGCCgccttgatgacttccagAAACAGCGCGAGGAGACCATCGAAAAGCTCAAAGTCGCAACCAAGTATACCTCCACCCAGCAACTACTAGAGAAGTACGGCAACGAGTCCCCCAAGCCCTCTCCGGGCTCAAAGGAACAAGCCGAGAAAGAAAAGCCAGCCCAACAGCCACAGTATGTGGCTCGCACTGGTCTCCCGCCGCCGCCCACTGCCAATATTCGTCCTCCTCCCTCCGCACCGCAAACCCCGAATGACCTGCCATCCCTTAGTTATCCCTCTCGCCCTCTCGAGTTAACCCAAAGTGCCCCGCAGACCCCACAGCAGCCCCTTTTTCGACCTTCTTTCCCTCCCCAAACACCCACCGATCAAACCAGCTTTGCACCGAACGCATTTCCTCAGAACAGCGAATACATCGAACAACCACATTGGTACGACCGCCTCTTGGATGTTCTGCTTGGAGAAGATGAAACCCAGCCCCGCAACCGGATGGTGATGATGTGCACCGCCTGTCGGCTCGTGAACGGCCAGGCTCCCCCTGGGATCAAAACACCGGAAGAGCTCGGCCGCTGGCGGTGTTGCAGCTGTGGGGCTTGGAATGGCATGGAAAGCGAGACAACAAAGATTCTCAACAATTTGCGCCAAGATGCTGTGCCAGCCGAGGGAACTTGGGAGCCTGTCTCGAAGGCTGACGCGGATACCCAGTCCTCCGAGGGAACGGAAGAAGGTGTGATGGTGGCTTCCAGTGAAGAGGACCAAGTGGACTCTATTGGCTCCGATGCGGAGGACCAGAAGAAAGAGGAACCTAAGGCTGCCCCTGTGCGGCGGTCCAAGCGCGGTGCAAAGGGAAGCAAGGCATAG
- a CDS encoding Pyrroline-5-carboxylate reductase: MFHRHHLATTTTRTTKPTLMTKLKGRNATSRTVKTTTTTHENPVHGHHYTGHTSRTGPTGRRSGHRNAYGTPTHTRHRRKTNLGDKVSGAMLKLKGSLTHHPAVKAAGTRRMHGTDGRGSHAHRVY, from the exons ATGTTTCATCGACATCACCTCGCTACCACAACCACTCGCACCACCAAGCCTACGCTGATGACCAAACTCAAGGGGCGAAACGCAACATCGCGCACCGTCAAAACCACAACGACAACACACGAGAATCCCGTCCATGGCCATCATTATACCGGTCACACTAGCCGAACTGGTCCCACTGGTCGCCGCTCTGGTCATAGGAACGCCTATGGAACACCTACTCATACTCGCCATCGGCGCAAAACCAACCTTGGTGACAAGGTCTCCGGCGCTATGTTGAAGCTGAAAGGAAGTTTGACACATCACCCCGCAGTCAAG GCTGCTGGAACCCGTCGCATGCATGGCACTGATGGACGTGGTAGCCACGCACACCGTGTCTATTGA